Genomic segment of bacterium:
ACGCTTCGCTGAACGCGATAGTGGCACCTGGCGCGACATCACACCAACGGCCACACGCTATGTCGGGACGCCGGGGATGCACCAGATCGCGAAGCAGTTGCTGGGGACTATCGATGTTCAGATCGCCACGCGCATCACGAAAGTCCTGGGGGGACGTCGCACCTGGCATCTGAGTGCTGAAGATGGTCGTGCCTTCGCGCCGTTCACGCATCTGGTCGTCACGACCCCAGCGCCCCAGGCCTGTGACATCCTGCGTATCGCCGCGCCCAGCTTGGTGGAGCGGCTGGCGGAGGTCACCTATGCCCCCTGCTGGGCCGTGATGGCAGCGTTCGACTCGGACGTTGCGTTGCCCTGGGATGGCATCGCTCTCAGTGAGGGCAACATCAGCTGGATCGCCCGGGATAGCAGCAAACCGGGACGTCCGCCAGGGGAACGCTGGGTGCTGCACGGTGCCTCTGGCTGGAGCGCGGATCATCTGGATATCCCTGAGAGTGCGGTCGGCCAGCAAGCGCTTGTAGCTCTGGCGCAGCTTGCCAAGTCGCCTTTACCAGCGATCCGTGAGCTGCAGGCACATCGCTGGTTGTATGCGCAGGTGCAGAGCAGTCTGGAGACTCCCTGTCTTTGGTCAGCAGAACTGGGGATCGGGTATGCGGGGGATGGTTGTCTCGGGGCACGAGTGGAAGCAGCGTGGGAGTCAGGAGTCGCCCTCGCTGACGCGGTGTTAGAGTCGCTGGCGTAGCGGTCGGTTGGGGCTGATGCGTTACCATGAGATGACATGCAACCGGTCTATCCCACTTCGATGACGCTGGCGCAGGCGATGCACTTTGCCCTGCGGGAATATATGGAGCGCCATCAGCCGCGACGTCTTGCTGAGCCTGCGCTG
This window contains:
- a CDS encoding Renalase, which codes for MIGTGIAGAVIARRLADAGRNVVVFEKARGAGGRLSSRRSPTGGFDIGAQYFTAQSPAFQDQVESWLATGACAVWNGRFAERDSGTWRDITPTATRYVGTPGMHQIAKQLLGTIDVQIATRITKVLGGRRTWHLSAEDGRAFAPFTHLVVTTPAPQACDILRIAAPSLVERLAEVTYAPCWAVMAAFDSDVALPWDGIALSEGNISWIARDSSKPGRPPGERWVLHGASGWSADHLDIPESAVGQQALVALAQLAKSPLPAIRELQAHRWLYAQVQSSLETPCLWSAELGIGYAGDGCLGARVEAAWESGVALADAVLESLA